A genomic window from Populus nigra chromosome 7, ddPopNigr1.1, whole genome shotgun sequence includes:
- the LOC133698748 gene encoding beta-glucosidase 47-like isoform X3, translated as MRDSEGRALLIMELPSNFQVMFLLVLIFVPLCVSSHPETLQESFDHFSLPDNFLFGMASSSYQFEGSYLSDGKGLSNWDRHTHTPGKIIDGSNGDIAADQYHLYPEDIDLMDSLGIDSYRFSISWARILPRGRFGDINKAGISYYNKLIDSLVLKGIQPFVTLVHYDIPEELEERYGGWLSPRCQEDFGYYADICFKNFGDRVKYWTTFNEPNIQTIKSYRSGEYPPCRCSSPFGNCTHGDSEKEPFIAAHNMILAHATAVDVYRTKYQKEQGGNIGIVLDCMWFEQISNSTADKLAADRAQDFFLNWFLDPIIFGNYPAEMSKILGSTLPKFSSNDKEKLKNGLDFIGINHYTSEYVQDCIFSVCEPGTGASRTEGLARRSQEKDGAPIGIPEWRRWLPI; from the exons ATGAGAGACTCCGAAGGAAGGGCATTACTCATCATGGAGCTTCCTTCAAATTTTCAAGTTATGTTTCTTTTAGTCCTTATCTTCGTTCCTCTCTGTGTATCATCACATCCAGAAACTTTGCAAGAGAGTTTCGATCATTTTTCATTGCCAGACAACTTTCTCTTCGGCATGGCCTCCTCTTCTTATCAG TTTGAAGGTTCTTATCTTAGTGATGGTAAAGGTTTGAGCAACTGGGATAGGCATACCCACACACCAG GAAAAATAATTGATGGAAGCAATGGAGATATAGCTGCGGACCAATACCATCTCTATCCG GAAGACATCGATTTAATGGACTCCCTTGGAATCGACAGCTATAGGTTCTCGATTTCATGGGCACGAATTCTACCCA GAGGGAGATTCGGAGATATCAACAAGGCTGGTATTAGCTACTATAACAAGCTTATCGATTCTCTCGTGCTTAAAG GAATCCAACCATTTGTGACATTAGTTCATTATGATATACCTGAAGAACTGGAGGAGAGATATGGTGGATGGCTAAGTCCTCGATGCCA GGAGGATTTTGGATATTATGCAGATATTTGTTTCAAGAATTTCGGAGATCGAGTGAAGTACTGGACCACCTTCAATGAGCCAAATATACAAACTATTAAATCCTATCGATCAGGTGAATACCCACCATGTCGCTGCTCCAGCCCTTTCGGAAATTGCACTCATGGGGATTCAGAGAAGGAACCCTTTATTGCAGCACATAATATGATTTTAGCACATGCAACAGCAGTTGATGTTTACCGAACTAAATACCAG AAAGAGCAAGGAGGCAACATTGGAATTGTCTTAGATTGCATGTGGTTTGAACAAATAAGCAATTCCACAGCAGACAAGTTGGCCGCTGACAGAGCTCAAGACTTCTTCCTGAACTG GTTCTTGGACCCCATCATATTTGGAAATTATCCCGCAGAAATGTCTAAAATTCTAGGGTCTACTTTACCGAAATTTTCAAGTAATGACAAAGAGAAACTGAAGAACGGACTGGATTTCATTGGCATCAATCATTACACCAGTGAATACGTCCAAGACTGCATCTTCTCCGTCTGTGAACCCGGAACAGGAGCCTCCAGGACAGAAGGGCTTGCCCGGAGAAGCCAAGAAAAAGATGGAGCTCCCATCGGCATACCT GAATGGAGAAGATGGTTACCTATATAA
- the LOC133698748 gene encoding beta-glucosidase 46-like isoform X4, giving the protein MGTPRLFKLPFLFELIFLPLFVSSHPKALKDNLDPSSLPPNFLFGTASSSYQFEGAYLSDGKGLSNWDIFTHTSGKIIDGSNGDIAVDQYHRFLEDIDLMETLGVNSYRFSISWARILPRGRFGDINKAGISYYNKLIDSLVLKGIQPFVTLVHYDIPEELEERYGGWLSPRCQEDFGYYADICFKNFGDRVKYWTTFNEPNIQTIKSYRSGEYPPCRCSSPFGNCTHGDSEKEPFIAAHNMILAHATAVDVYRTKYQKEQGGNIGIVLDCMWFEQISNSTADKLAADRAQDFFLNWFLDPIIFGNYPAEMSKILGSTLPKFSSNDKEKLKNGLDFIGINHYTSEYVQDCIFSVCEPGTGASRTEGLARRSQEKDGAPIGIPTDVDWLHFYPQGMEKMVTYIKKRYNNKPMIITENGYGQQNNPNLTIVCHDIERVEFMSNYWDSLLTAMEKGADVRGYFAWSLLDNFEWTYGYTQRYGLYHVDFTTLKRTPKLSATWFKEFIARYKVDKSQM; this is encoded by the exons CTTCGGCACAGCCTCCTCTTCTTATCAG TTTGAAGGAGCTTATCTCAGTGATGGTAAGGGTTTGAGCAACTGGGATATATTTACACACACATCAG GCAAAATAATTGATGGAAGCAACGGAGATATTGCTGTGGACCAATACCATCGCTTTCTG GAAGATATTGATTTGATGGAAACCCTTGGAGTCAACAGCTATAGGTTCTCAATTTCTTGGGCACGAATTCTACCTA GAGGGAGATTCGGAGATATCAACAAGGCTGGTATTAGCTACTATAACAAGCTTATCGATTCTCTCGTGCTTAAAG GAATCCAACCATTTGTGACATTAGTTCATTATGATATACCTGAAGAACTGGAGGAGAGATATGGTGGATGGCTAAGTCCTCGATGCCA GGAGGATTTTGGATATTATGCAGATATTTGTTTCAAGAATTTCGGAGATCGAGTGAAGTACTGGACCACCTTCAATGAGCCAAATATACAAACTATTAAATCCTATCGATCAGGTGAATACCCACCATGTCGCTGCTCCAGCCCTTTCGGAAATTGCACTCATGGGGATTCAGAGAAGGAACCCTTTATTGCAGCACATAATATGATTTTAGCACATGCAACAGCAGTTGATGTTTACCGAACTAAATACCAG AAAGAGCAAGGAGGCAACATTGGAATTGTCTTAGATTGCATGTGGTTTGAACAAATAAGCAATTCCACAGCAGACAAGTTGGCCGCTGACAGAGCTCAAGACTTCTTCCTGAACTG GTTCTTGGACCCCATCATATTTGGAAATTATCCCGCAGAAATGTCTAAAATTCTAGGGTCTACTTTACCGAAATTTTCAAGTAATGACAAAGAGAAACTGAAGAACGGACTGGATTTCATTGGCATCAATCATTACACCAGTGAATACGTCCAAGACTGCATCTTCTCCGTCTGTGAACCCGGAACAGGAGCCTCCAGGACAGAAGGGCTTGCCCGGAGAAGCCAAGAAAAAGATGGAGCTCCCATCGGCATACCT ACTGATGTGGACTGGCTGCATTTTTATCCACAAGGAATGGAGAAGATGGTTACCTATATAAAGAAGAGATACAATAACAAACCAATGATCATTACAGAGAATG GGTATGGCCAGCAGAACAATCCAAACCTCACTATTGTTTGTCATGATATAGAAAGGGTGGAGTTTATGTCTAACTACTGGGATTCCTTATTGACAGCAATGGA GAAAGGAGCAGATGTGAGGGGATATTTTGCCTGGTCgttgcttgataattttgagTGGACATATGGTTATACACAAAGATACGGACTTTACCATGTTGATTTCACTACACTGAAGAGAACTCCAAAATTATCAGCTACTTGGTTCAAGGAATTTATAGCGAGGTATAAGGTAGACAAATCACAAATGTGA
- the LOC133698748 gene encoding beta-glucosidase 46-like isoform X1 yields the protein MRDSEGRALLIMELPSNFQVMFLLVLIFVPLCVSSHPETLQESFDHFSLPDNFLFGMASSSYQFEGSYLSDGKGLSNWDRHTHTPGKIIDGSNGDIAADQYHLYPEDIDLMDSLGIDSYRFSISWARILPRGRFGDINKAGISYYNKLIDSLVLKGIQPFVTLVHYDIPEELEERYGGWLSPRCQEDFGYYADICFKNFGDRVKYWTTFNEPNIQTIKSYRSGEYPPCRCSSPFGNCTHGDSEKEPFIAAHNMILAHATAVDVYRTKYQKEQGGNIGIVLDCMWFEQISNSTADKLAADRAQDFFLNWFLDPIIFGNYPAEMSKILGSTLPKFSSNDKEKLKNGLDFIGINHYTSEYVQDCIFSVCEPGTGASRTEGLARRSQEKDGAPIGIPTDVDWLHFYPQGMEKMVTYIKKRYNNKPMIITENGYGQQNNPNLTIVCHDIERVEFMSNYWDSLLTAMEKGADVRGYFAWSLLDNFEWTYGYTQRYGLYHVDFTTLKRTPKLSATWFKEFIARYKVDKSQM from the exons ATGAGAGACTCCGAAGGAAGGGCATTACTCATCATGGAGCTTCCTTCAAATTTTCAAGTTATGTTTCTTTTAGTCCTTATCTTCGTTCCTCTCTGTGTATCATCACATCCAGAAACTTTGCAAGAGAGTTTCGATCATTTTTCATTGCCAGACAACTTTCTCTTCGGCATGGCCTCCTCTTCTTATCAG TTTGAAGGTTCTTATCTTAGTGATGGTAAAGGTTTGAGCAACTGGGATAGGCATACCCACACACCAG GAAAAATAATTGATGGAAGCAATGGAGATATAGCTGCGGACCAATACCATCTCTATCCG GAAGACATCGATTTAATGGACTCCCTTGGAATCGACAGCTATAGGTTCTCGATTTCATGGGCACGAATTCTACCCA GAGGGAGATTCGGAGATATCAACAAGGCTGGTATTAGCTACTATAACAAGCTTATCGATTCTCTCGTGCTTAAAG GAATCCAACCATTTGTGACATTAGTTCATTATGATATACCTGAAGAACTGGAGGAGAGATATGGTGGATGGCTAAGTCCTCGATGCCA GGAGGATTTTGGATATTATGCAGATATTTGTTTCAAGAATTTCGGAGATCGAGTGAAGTACTGGACCACCTTCAATGAGCCAAATATACAAACTATTAAATCCTATCGATCAGGTGAATACCCACCATGTCGCTGCTCCAGCCCTTTCGGAAATTGCACTCATGGGGATTCAGAGAAGGAACCCTTTATTGCAGCACATAATATGATTTTAGCACATGCAACAGCAGTTGATGTTTACCGAACTAAATACCAG AAAGAGCAAGGAGGCAACATTGGAATTGTCTTAGATTGCATGTGGTTTGAACAAATAAGCAATTCCACAGCAGACAAGTTGGCCGCTGACAGAGCTCAAGACTTCTTCCTGAACTG GTTCTTGGACCCCATCATATTTGGAAATTATCCCGCAGAAATGTCTAAAATTCTAGGGTCTACTTTACCGAAATTTTCAAGTAATGACAAAGAGAAACTGAAGAACGGACTGGATTTCATTGGCATCAATCATTACACCAGTGAATACGTCCAAGACTGCATCTTCTCCGTCTGTGAACCCGGAACAGGAGCCTCCAGGACAGAAGGGCTTGCCCGGAGAAGCCAAGAAAAAGATGGAGCTCCCATCGGCATACCT ACTGATGTGGACTGGCTGCATTTTTATCCACAAGGAATGGAGAAGATGGTTACCTATATAAAGAAGAGATACAATAACAAACCAATGATCATTACAGAGAATG GGTATGGCCAGCAGAACAATCCAAACCTCACTATTGTTTGTCATGATATAGAAAGGGTGGAGTTTATGTCTAACTACTGGGATTCCTTATTGACAGCAATGGA GAAAGGAGCAGATGTGAGGGGATATTTTGCCTGGTCgttgcttgataattttgagTGGACATATGGTTATACACAAAGATACGGACTTTACCATGTTGATTTCACTACACTGAAGAGAACTCCAAAATTATCAGCTACTTGGTTCAAGGAATTTATAGCGAGGTATAAGGTAGACAAATCACAAATGTGA
- the LOC133698692 gene encoding RNA pseudouridine synthase 6, chloroplastic, whose product MASLNLASIFSYSYRSFSAPVTLLRKLAFTRAYSLNKKALVWCSLSKRKLSCESLKQDISCTTAASSVNGYPEYTRLLPCPSHNSPPRIEHLVVSEEGPVLDYICKALDLPPLFVADLIHFGAVHYALVCPQPPPTATPEQIRVFEEVTAPSVLKKRASIKGKTVREAQKTFRITHVDQFLEAGMYLRVHVHPKRFPRCYDIDWKSRIIHVTESFVVLDKPAGTSVGGTTDNIEESCATFATRALGLTAPLRTTHQIDNCTEGCVVLARTKEDCSVFHGKIREKTVKKLYIALAASPVPIGVVNHYMRPINMAPRLVSEEFIKGWHLCQLEVMECKRVPWPDAVMEEKYCVQDCGWPSKDHPYECKINLLTGRTHQIRAQLAALGAPLVGDSMYMPAAVAEMVSPGCNPFGKYKKQYTSEDDKAIAVEEWVLCHGKEPNVAIGLQACQISWDDGKHIYNAGSPWWRCRMA is encoded by the exons ATGGCTTCTCTGAACTTAGCTTCAATCTTTAGCTATAGTTACAGGAGTTTTAGTGCACCAGTGACCCTCCTGCGCAAGCTAGCATTCACCAGGGCTTATTCTCTCAACAAGAAGGCTTTGGTTTGGTGTTCTCTGAGTAAAAGGAAGTTAAGCTGTGAATCATTGAAGCAAGATATTTCTTGCACAACTGCCGCTTCTTCTGTTAATGG TTACCCGGAATATACTCGCTTGCTTCCATGCCCCTCTCACAATAGCCCACCAAGAATTGAACACTTGGTTGTTTCAGAAGAAGGTCCTGTTCTAGACTATATCTGTAAAGCTCTGGATCTGCCTCCTCT GTTTGTTGCAGATCTTATCCATTTTGGAGCTGTACATTATGCCCTTGTATGCCCACAGCCACCTCCAACAGCAACTCCTGAGCAGATTAGGGTATTTGAAGAAGTTACAGCACCATCAGTTCTAAAGAAGAGAGCTTCTATCAAAGGGAAAACAGTACGAGAAGCACAGAAAACTTTCCGGATAACTCATGTCGATCAGTTTCTTGAAGCTGGAATGTATTTGCGTGTTCATGTACACCCAAAACGCTTCCCTAG GTGCTATGACATTGATTGGAAATCAAGAATTATACATGTGACTGaatcttttgttgttttggaCAAACCTGCTGGTACATCG GTTGGAGGAACTACAGACAACATAGAAGAAAGTTGTGCCACCTTCGCGACTCGTGCGCTGGGATTGACAGCCCCATTAAGGACTACCCATCAGATTGATAACTGCACAGAAGGCTG TGTTGTGTTAGCCAGGACCAAGGAGGACTGCTCAGTTTTCCATGGAAAAATCAGA GAGAAAACGGTGAAGAAGCTTTATATTGCACTTGCTGCATCTCCTGTGCCCATTGGTGTAGTTAACCACTACATGCGTCCTATTAATATGGCTCCGAGACTTGTTTCAGAAG AATTTATAAAAGGTTGGCATTTATGTCAACTTGAGGTCATGGAATGCAAGAGAGTTCCTTGGCCAGATGCTGTTATGGAAGAGAAATATTGTGTTCAAGACTGTGGGTGGCCCTCAAAGGATCATCCATATGAGTGTAAAATCAACCTTTTGACTGGCCGTACACATCAG ATACGAGCTCAACTGGCTGCCCTCGGTGCACCTCTGGTGGGTGACTCAATGTACATGCCAGCTGCAGTTGCAGAAATGGTCAGTCCGGGTTGTAATCCATTTGGAAAATACAAAAAGCAATACACTAGTGAGGATGATAAAGCAATAGCTGTTGAAGAGTGGGTTTTATGTCACGGAAAGGAACCAAACGTTGCAATTGGTCTTCAGGCATGCCAGATTTCATGGGATGATGGCAAGCACATTTACAACGCTGGATCTCCCTGGTGGAGATGCAGAATGGCTTAA
- the LOC133698748 gene encoding beta-glucosidase 46-like isoform X2 has translation MGTPRLFKLPFLFELIFLPLFVSSHPKALKDNLDPSSLPPNFLFGTASSSYQFEGAYLSDGKGLSNWDIFTHTSGKIIDGSNGDIAVDQYHRFLEDIDLMETLGVNSYRFSISWARILPKGRFGDINRAGISYYNKLINALLLKGIQPFVTLTHYDMPQELEERYGGWLSPKCQEDFGYYVDICFKYFGDRVNYWVTFNEPNLQVIHGYRTGESPPSRCSSPFGKCTHGDSEKETFLAAHNIILAHANAVHIYRTKYQKQQGGSIGIVIHCPWFEPYSNSTADNLATDRAQDFLMNWFLDPIIFGKYPAEMTKILGSALPKFSSNDREKLNKGLDFIGINHYTGFYIQDCSFVVCKPGQGGSRTEGLAQQVQEKDGVPIGKSSEVDWIHVYPQGMEKMITYLKERYNNTPMIITENGYGQESYLNRTIEEYLQDRERVEYMSGYLDSLMTAMLKGADVRGYFAWSLLDNFEWGHGYTRRFGLHHVDYTTLKRIPRLSATWFKEFIARYKVDKSQM, from the exons CTTCGGCACAGCCTCCTCTTCTTATCAG TTTGAAGGAGCTTATCTCAGTGATGGTAAGGGTTTGAGCAACTGGGATATATTTACACACACATCAG GCAAAATAATTGATGGAAGCAACGGAGATATTGCTGTGGACCAATACCATCGCTTTCTG GAAGATATTGATTTGATGGAAACCCTTGGAGTCAACAGCTATAGGTTCTCAATTTCTTGGGCACGAATTCTACCTA AAGGGAGATTTGGAGATATTAATAGGGCTGGCATTAGCTACTATAACAAGCTCATCAATGCTCTCTTGCTTAAAG GAATTCAGCCATTTGTGACGTTAACTCATTATGATATGCCTCAAGAATTGGAGGAGAGATATGGGGGGTGGCTAAGCCCTAAATGCCA GGAGGATTTCGGATATTATGTAGACATATGTTTCAAGTACTTTGGAGATCGAGTGAACTACTGGGTCACCTTCAATGAGCCAAATCTACAAGTCATACATGGCTATCGCACCGGCGAAAGCCCACCGAGCCGCTGCTCCAGTCCTTTTGGGAAATGCACTCATGGGGATTCAGAGAAGGAAACCTTTCTTGCAGCACATAACATAATCTTAGCACATGCAAATGCAGTTCATATTTATAGAACAAAATACCAG AAACAGCAAGGAGGCAGCATTGGGATCGTCATACATTGCCCTTGGTTTGAACCTTATAGTAATTCCACAGCGGACAATTTAGCCACTGATAGAGCTCAAGACTTCTTAATGAACTG GTTCTTGGATCCAATCATCTTTGGAAAATATCCTGCAGAAATGACGAAAATTCTGGGGTCTGCTTTACCAAAATTTTCAAGCAATGACAGAGAGAAACTGAACAAGGGACTGGATTTCATTGGGATCAATCATTACACTGGTTTCTACATCCAAGATTGCAGCTTTGTTGTGTGTAAACCTGGACAAGGAGGCTCCAGGACTGAAGGTTTAGCCCAACAAGTCCAAGAAAAAGATGGAGTTCCTATTGGCAAATCT AGTGAAGTGGACTGGATACATGTTTATCCACAAGGAATGGAGAAGATGATAACATATCTAAAGGAGAGATACAATAACACACCTATGATCATTACAGAGAATG GATATGGCCAAGAGAGCTATCTAAACCGCACCATTGAAGAATATCTCCAAGATAGAGAAAGGGTGGAATACATGTCTGGCTATTTGGATTCCTTGATGACAGCAATGCT GAAAGGAGCAGATGTGAGGGGCTATTTTGCCTGGTCCTTGCTTGATAATTTCGAGTGGGGACATGGTTATACGAGAAGATTTGGACTTCACCATGTTGATTACACCACACTGAAGAGAATTCCAAGACTATCAGCAACTTGGTTCAAGGAATTTATAGCAAGGTATAAGGTAGACAAATCCCAGATGTGA